The sequence below is a genomic window from Candidatus Baltobacteraceae bacterium.
GTCGTCAGACGCAAGGTACCGGCGCCCGCGGGCCACGTCCACACGGTTCCCACGTCGGTCGTGACGACCGTCGGCGGGCCGCGCCGCGCGATCGTATGCGAAACGGGCGCTCCGAGCGTTACGCCCGCGAAGACGATCGCCGCGATCATGGAACGAGCGCCGCGCGCAGAACGCGCAGGCGGTTGCGATAGAGCTCGCTCTTTAAATTGCCGGCCCACATGACGAATGCGTTCTCGTTGTTGTCGCTGTAGTAGCCCTTACGCGTCGAGACCGTCGTGAATCCGTATTTGCGATAGAGCGCTTGCGCGCCGGCGTTGCCCTCGCGCACTTCGAGGGTCATCCACGACGCGCCGCGATCGATGGCGACCTCGAGCATGTGCAGCAGCAGATACTCACCGAACTTCCGGCCTCGATACTCCGGCGTGACCGCGATCGTGGTGACGTGCGAATCTTCGAGGATCACCCAGATGCCGCCGTAAGCGACGATCCGATCGTCGATTCGGCCTACGAAATAGTGTGCGAGTTTGTTTTCGTGCAGTTCGTTGTGAAAGGCGTTCTCGGGCCACGTCGTCGCGAACGACTGCGCTTCGATGCGCATGACTTCTTTGATGTCGTGCTCCGTCATCGACGCGATCGTCAGTTCCGACGGATCGTCGCGG
It includes:
- the rimI gene encoding ribosomal protein S18-alanine N-acetyltransferase gives rise to the protein MKAELGRTGRDDPSELTIASMTEHDIKEVMRIEAQSFATTWPENAFHNELHENKLAHYFVGRIDDRIVAYGGIWVILEDSHVTTIAVTPEYRGRKFGEYLLLHMLEVAIDRGASWMTLEVREGNAGAQALYRKYGFTTVSTRKGYYSDNNENAFVMWAGNLKSELYRNRLRVLRAALVP